The Erythrobacter insulae genome window below encodes:
- a CDS encoding anthranilate synthase component II: MICVIDNYDSFTFNLVHYLMELGAPVKVERNDAISASEALATGAKGFLISPGPCTPNEAGISLDLVAACADAEMPLLGVCLGHQSIGQFFGGKVVRGGLMHGKTSPVTHDGSGVFAGLPSPYTATRYHSLEVVNVPDTLIANAYADTPGVADPSVMGFRHASLPIHGVQFHPESIATEHGHALLANFLKICGMDARLPEGITA, encoded by the coding sequence ATGATCTGCGTGATTGATAATTACGACAGCTTTACCTTCAATCTTGTCCATTACCTGATGGAATTGGGCGCCCCGGTGAAGGTGGAGCGTAATGATGCCATTTCCGCATCGGAAGCATTGGCAACCGGTGCAAAGGGTTTCTTGATCTCACCAGGGCCGTGTACGCCCAATGAAGCCGGTATCAGCCTTGATCTGGTCGCAGCCTGTGCGGATGCGGAAATGCCTTTGCTGGGAGTGTGCCTGGGCCACCAATCCATCGGCCAATTCTTTGGCGGCAAAGTTGTGCGCGGTGGATTGATGCATGGCAAGACCTCACCGGTTACGCATGATGGTAGCGGTGTATTTGCCGGCCTGCCCTCGCCTTATACCGCCACGCGTTATCACAGTCTCGAAGTTGTGAATGTGCCCGACACCCTGATCGCCAATGCCTATGCTGACACTCCGGGCGTAGCAGATCCAAGCGTTATGGGCTTTCGCCATGCCAGTTTGCCGATCCACGGCGTGCAGTTCCATCCAGAAAGCATCGCGACCGAACATGGCCACGCATTGCTTGCCAATTTCCTGAAAATTTGCGGCATGGATGCGAGACTGCCTGAAGGAATTACCGCATGA
- the tpiA gene encoding triose-phosphate isomerase yields MPQRPYIVGNWKMHGTRAMLSEARAIDRAAQRHMKVEVAIAPPYTLIHPVHREAEQIAVGAQDCHHEEGGAHTGDISAAMIADAGGKFVILGHSERRQNHSETNAQVKAKADAALAAGLRVILCCGESEETRDAGRAVSFVKKQLKASLPDFSDAPESVVERLTVAYEPVWAIGTGKTANIEDIAEMHAEIRKLLVSVYGEENGAEIRILYGGSVKPENASEILSTPEVGGALVGGASLTADSFMGIALAAGESEDG; encoded by the coding sequence ATGCCGCAGCGGCCTTACATCGTCGGAAACTGGAAAATGCACGGGACCAGAGCCATGCTTTCCGAAGCGCGCGCGATTGATCGCGCGGCGCAGCGCCATATGAAAGTCGAAGTCGCGATCGCACCTCCGTACACCCTGATTCATCCGGTCCACCGCGAAGCAGAGCAGATTGCTGTTGGCGCACAGGATTGTCACCACGAAGAAGGCGGTGCGCATACCGGCGATATCTCCGCGGCAATGATTGCTGATGCCGGGGGGAAATTCGTTATCCTCGGCCATAGCGAGCGGCGTCAGAACCATTCTGAAACAAATGCACAAGTGAAAGCAAAGGCAGACGCGGCATTGGCCGCTGGCCTTCGTGTAATTTTGTGTTGCGGTGAAAGCGAAGAGACCCGCGATGCCGGACGTGCCGTTTCCTTTGTCAAGAAACAGCTTAAAGCGTCCTTGCCTGACTTTTCAGATGCACCAGAGAGCGTGGTTGAGAGACTGACGGTGGCATACGAGCCTGTTTGGGCCATCGGAACCGGTAAAACCGCGAATATCGAAGACATTGCCGAGATGCATGCTGAAATCCGTAAGCTGCTTGTTTCGGTTTATGGAGAGGAAAACGGCGCTGAAATCCGCATCCTCTATGGCGGCTCGGTCAAGCCTGAGAACGCTTCCGAAATTCTATCCACACCCGAGGTTGGCGGTGCGCTCGTTGGCGGTGCAAGCCTTACAGCTGACAGCTTTATGGGTATCGCTTTGGCGGCAGGCGAAAGCGAAGATGGCTGA
- a CDS encoding Hsp20 family protein — MSRLDFTPYRRSTVGFDHLFDLLESQARNNSGDNYPPFNIARRGEDNYRITLAVAGFRPQDIDITAQQNLLTVHGKKRDDEDDRAEMLHVGIANRGFERRFELADHVHVEKADMADGLLLIDLVREVPEAMKPKKIAVNGATVLTAVSDGSSEKKSDAA; from the coding sequence ATGTCACGTCTTGATTTTACACCATACCGCCGCAGCACAGTTGGATTCGATCACCTGTTCGACCTTCTGGAAAGCCAGGCGCGCAACAACTCGGGCGATAACTATCCGCCCTTTAATATCGCGCGCCGCGGCGAAGACAATTATCGCATCACTTTGGCTGTTGCCGGTTTTCGCCCGCAGGATATCGATATCACTGCGCAGCAAAACCTCCTGACGGTTCATGGCAAGAAGCGCGACGACGAAGACGATAGGGCCGAGATGCTGCATGTCGGCATCGCCAATCGCGGTTTTGAACGCCGCTTTGAATTGGCAGATCATGTTCACGTCGAAAAAGCCGATATGGCCGATGGCTTGCTTTTGATCGATCTGGTTCGCGAAGTACCAGAAGCGATGAAGCCAAAAAAGATTGCGGTGAATGGAGCGACAGTCCTGACCGCGGTCTCGGATGGCTCAAGCGAAAAGAAAAGCGACGCTGCATAA
- the secG gene encoding preprotein translocase subunit SecG — MFLFLTVIQAIVAAGLVGVVLMQRSEGGGLGIGGNPNGALGARGAADFLTRATKWLAVAFVALSIALAAVAVSETSSNSITTTLDRDVSGPTTEDLLGGSGESETADPLGAAGDTPPTTTDAPAEGDPLSQ; from the coding sequence ATGTTTCTTTTCCTTACCGTAATCCAAGCAATCGTGGCCGCTGGCCTAGTTGGCGTCGTTTTGATGCAGCGCTCTGAAGGGGGCGGATTGGGCATTGGCGGCAACCCCAATGGTGCGCTTGGCGCGCGCGGTGCGGCAGATTTTCTCACGCGGGCGACGAAATGGCTCGCTGTGGCCTTTGTTGCCTTGTCCATCGCATTGGCCGCTGTTGCCGTAAGCGAAACAAGCAGCAATTCGATCACGACAACGCTTGATCGCGATGTTTCCGGTCCAACCACCGAAGATTTGCTTGGTGGATCAGGTGAAAGCGAAACAGCCGATCCGCTCGGCGCGGCAGGTGATACACCGCCTACGACAACTGACGCGCCAGCAGAAGGCGATCCACTTTCGCAATAA
- a CDS encoding SurA N-terminal domain-containing protein, with protein MISFFRNFFQSKIGLPIFIGFLILVALAFAAADITGSTFGGVSGGDRVAVVGDERINSSELVSTAESALRNIQQENPTVSMSQLIEEGGLDEVMRQLIDRYAIGGYAEKYGLRAGDNLINSEILKISAFRGATGEFDQAVYESALRAQGLNDEILRRDLSDGLLAQQLLVPALASPRMPQKAAKHYASLLLERRKGEIAFIPSFAFAPEGEPTDEQLATYYSENNSRFIRPERRTIRYALFGADTIDADITPTAQEIKAFYDSNADRFAASETRDVSSFLVPTKDAATALVNRIRGGVSLEAAAREAGFGVSSAEAQTKEQVAATLSASVADNVFAAGQGAIAEPAQSNLGWYVARVDGINRTPARSLAQATPAISEELKVQKRAAALGDLSARIEDEVADGRSLPEVAETYGFEIKTTPPVLADGRVFGESEPINPALRRTVETAFQMEESEPQLAEVVPGQQFVVFDVEEISLSSAPPLAEVKEQATIAWRLSEGNKKARATADRILKKVRGKSDVAAAVSAEKTRLPPIERIDLERRQLFSQQQQDPPPPLVLMFSMAAGSTKLYEAPNNIGWYIVDLREILTDDIPDDSPILAQTRDQLSPALSNEYSAQLTKAMIAELGVERNEDAINAVRRQLSGETN; from the coding sequence ATGATTTCCTTTTTTCGTAATTTTTTCCAATCCAAGATCGGTTTGCCGATTTTTATCGGTTTTCTTATCCTTGTCGCTCTGGCTTTTGCGGCCGCTGATATAACCGGCAGCACGTTTGGCGGGGTATCTGGCGGAGACCGGGTGGCTGTTGTCGGTGATGAGCGCATAAACAGTTCGGAACTGGTCAGCACGGCAGAATCAGCACTGCGCAATATCCAGCAGGAAAACCCGACGGTGAGCATGTCTCAGCTCATCGAAGAAGGCGGGTTGGACGAAGTAATGCGCCAATTGATCGATCGCTATGCGATTGGTGGCTATGCCGAAAAATACGGCCTGCGTGCCGGTGATAATTTGATTAACAGCGAAATCTTGAAGATCAGCGCGTTTCGAGGCGCAACGGGTGAATTCGATCAAGCCGTTTATGAAAGTGCACTGCGCGCTCAGGGACTTAATGACGAGATACTGCGCCGCGACCTTTCCGATGGCCTGCTTGCCCAACAATTGCTGGTTCCCGCATTGGCCTCGCCTCGAATGCCGCAAAAGGCTGCGAAACATTACGCATCGCTCTTACTGGAGCGGCGCAAAGGGGAAATCGCATTTATCCCAAGCTTTGCGTTCGCTCCCGAAGGCGAACCTACTGATGAGCAGCTGGCTACATATTACAGCGAAAACAATTCGCGTTTCATCCGCCCTGAACGCCGGACGATTCGCTATGCTTTGTTCGGCGCGGATACAATTGATGCCGACATCACGCCGACTGCCCAGGAAATCAAAGCGTTCTACGATAGCAATGCTGATCGATTTGCAGCGAGCGAAACGCGTGACGTCTCGTCGTTTTTGGTGCCCACGAAAGATGCTGCGACAGCGCTGGTAAACCGGATTCGCGGCGGTGTTTCATTGGAGGCAGCCGCGCGTGAGGCCGGCTTTGGAGTTTCAAGCGCGGAGGCGCAGACCAAAGAACAGGTCGCCGCTACACTCAGCGCGAGTGTCGCCGACAATGTGTTTGCCGCGGGACAAGGCGCAATTGCCGAACCTGCGCAAAGCAATTTGGGTTGGTATGTTGCGCGCGTAGACGGGATCAACCGCACACCGGCTCGGTCACTTGCGCAGGCAACTCCTGCAATTTCCGAAGAATTGAAGGTCCAAAAGCGGGCAGCGGCGCTTGGCGATCTGAGCGCCCGGATAGAGGACGAAGTCGCCGATGGCCGCTCGCTTCCAGAGGTGGCCGAAACATATGGGTTCGAAATCAAAACGACGCCGCCAGTTCTCGCCGATGGGCGTGTGTTCGGCGAATCAGAGCCGATCAATCCGGCGCTTCGTCGCACGGTAGAAACAGCATTTCAGATGGAAGAGAGCGAGCCGCAATTGGCCGAGGTTGTACCCGGTCAGCAGTTTGTGGTCTTCGATGTCGAGGAAATCTCGTTGTCATCTGCCCCTCCGCTTGCCGAAGTTAAAGAGCAGGCGACGATCGCCTGGCGGCTTTCGGAAGGAAACAAGAAAGCGCGGGCAACCGCAGACAGGATCCTTAAAAAAGTTCGCGGAAAAAGCGATGTTGCTGCGGCTGTTTCAGCCGAGAAAACACGTTTGCCTCCGATCGAACGGATCGATCTTGAGCGCAGGCAGCTGTTCTCACAGCAACAGCAAGATCCTCCGCCGCCTCTTGTCCTGATGTTTTCAATGGCTGCAGGGTCAACCAAACTGTACGAAGCCCCTAACAATATCGGTTGGTACATTGTCGATCTTCGCGAAATCCTGACTGATGATATTCCTGACGACAGCCCGATCCTGGCGCAGACCCGGGATCAATTGAGCCCGGCTCTATCCAACGAATATTCGGCACAGTTGACTAAAGCGATGATCGCCGAGCTGGGCGTTGAGCGCAACGAGGATGCTATCAATGCGGTTCGCAGGCAATTGTCTGGCGAAACGAATTAA
- the trpE gene encoding anthranilate synthase component I, with translation MLAGGKPALVWRKIVADSDTPVGAARRLIEPGRGDFLLESVEGGEVRGRYSLLGLDPDLVFRASEGRAAINREWQTDRETFTPCDNDALAELRSLANSCRIDVPDALPPALACLVGYFGYETIGLVETLPRAAQSELALPDMLFVRPTIILVFDSLTDALFCVAPIWNAADPAKAVEQAGDRIDETLRALMRPRPPEPRISAATPTPALEPVMAESEYKAMVARAKEYIVAGDVFQVVLAQRFTCPFELPPLELYRSLRRVNPSPFLYFLDLPGFAIVGSSPEILVRVRNGEVTIRPIAGTRPRGETAAEDRSNEASLLADPKELAEHLMLLDLGRNDVGRVAAKGSVEVTDSFTIERYSHVMHIVSNVIGALSDECDALDALFAGFPAGTVSGAPKIRACEIIAELEPETRGAYAGGVGYFAPDGSVDSCIVLRTAVVKDGVMNVQAGAGIVADSDPDYELAECRAKAGALIAAAREAVRVASEPGFGQ, from the coding sequence ATGCTTGCCGGGGGTAAGCCCGCATTGGTGTGGCGCAAAATCGTTGCCGATAGCGACACTCCCGTAGGAGCCGCACGGCGGCTTATCGAGCCGGGTCGGGGAGATTTTCTCCTCGAGTCGGTTGAAGGCGGCGAGGTTCGCGGACGGTATAGCTTGCTCGGGCTGGACCCTGATTTGGTTTTCCGAGCGAGCGAAGGCCGCGCAGCCATCAATAGAGAATGGCAAACGGATCGAGAAACCTTTACGCCGTGCGATAACGACGCATTGGCCGAACTTCGTTCGTTAGCCAATTCGTGCCGGATCGATGTACCGGATGCCCTTCCCCCGGCGCTTGCCTGTTTGGTTGGTTATTTTGGGTATGAAACGATCGGATTGGTCGAAACTTTGCCGCGCGCTGCCCAAAGTGAATTGGCACTGCCGGACATGCTGTTTGTCAGGCCAACGATCATACTTGTGTTTGACAGTCTGACAGATGCTCTGTTTTGCGTTGCTCCGATCTGGAACGCAGCCGACCCTGCGAAAGCGGTCGAGCAGGCAGGGGATCGGATCGATGAAACGCTGCGCGCCCTAATGCGCCCTCGCCCGCCAGAGCCGCGGATCTCTGCGGCTACGCCAACCCCGGCTTTAGAACCGGTTATGGCTGAAAGCGAATACAAGGCGATGGTTGCGCGGGCGAAAGAATACATCGTGGCGGGCGACGTTTTTCAAGTTGTGCTGGCGCAGCGGTTTACTTGTCCGTTCGAATTGCCGCCGCTCGAACTCTATCGGTCATTGCGCCGCGTCAACCCGTCTCCTTTCCTGTATTTCCTTGATCTGCCTGGCTTCGCCATCGTCGGATCCAGCCCTGAAATCCTGGTGCGCGTCAGAAACGGCGAAGTCACCATTCGGCCCATTGCTGGCACCCGTCCTCGAGGAGAAACCGCTGCGGAAGATCGCAGCAACGAAGCCAGCTTGCTCGCCGATCCAAAAGAGCTGGCCGAGCATTTGATGCTGCTGGATTTGGGGCGTAATGATGTGGGCCGTGTCGCGGCCAAAGGCAGCGTTGAAGTCACGGATAGCTTCACCATAGAACGCTACAGCCATGTCATGCATATCGTCAGCAATGTCATTGGCGCGCTTTCCGATGAATGCGATGCGCTGGATGCGTTGTTTGCAGGTTTCCCGGCCGGCACCGTCTCCGGCGCGCCAAAGATCAGAGCATGTGAGATCATTGCAGAATTGGAACCGGAAACACGCGGCGCGTATGCAGGCGGTGTTGGATATTTTGCACCAGACGGATCTGTCGACAGCTGTATTGTGCTCAGAACAGCAGTTGTGAAAGACGGCGTGATGAATGTTCAGGCCGGTGCCGGTATCGTGGCTGACAGTGATCCTGATTATGAACTGGCGGAATGCCGGGCAAAAGCAGGCGCATTGATCGCCGCAGCACGTGAAGCGGTGCGGGTCGCCAGCGAACCGGGATTTGGACAGTGA
- the pip gene encoding prolyl aminopeptidase, with translation MPHGNTLSYERTLYPEIEPYETGMLDVGEGHSLYYERVGTPGAKPAVFLHGGPGGGMAPSHRRQWDPALYDVLLFDQRGCGQSQPIAAIDHNDTWRVVADVERLREMCGHDAWQVFGGSWGATLALAYAQKHPERTTELILRGVFLARQKEKNWLYSYGASEIMAEQWDRFTGLIPENERGDLVKAYHSRLISDDEETRLSAAREWSLWEGTVATLLPSEGLLEEFADPSKAVPFARICARFFLEDFFLEEGQLLRDIASIKDISGIIVQGRHDICTPPTSAWELKKAWPEAELWIVDDAGHSASEPGIIDGLVRATDQFAGKSS, from the coding sequence ATGCCGCACGGAAACACTCTTTCCTACGAACGTACGCTCTATCCAGAGATAGAGCCGTATGAGACCGGCATGCTAGACGTCGGGGAAGGACATTCGCTGTATTATGAGCGCGTCGGGACGCCAGGTGCCAAACCGGCGGTATTCTTGCACGGCGGTCCTGGCGGCGGGATGGCCCCATCCCATCGCAGGCAATGGGATCCGGCACTGTACGATGTGTTGCTGTTCGATCAGCGCGGCTGCGGCCAGTCTCAGCCTATTGCTGCGATCGATCACAATGACACGTGGCGCGTGGTTGCCGATGTTGAGCGTCTTCGTGAAATGTGCGGGCATGATGCATGGCAGGTTTTCGGAGGAAGCTGGGGGGCAACGCTTGCGCTTGCTTACGCGCAGAAGCATCCAGAGCGCACAACCGAATTGATCCTGCGCGGCGTATTTCTGGCGCGTCAGAAGGAAAAAAACTGGCTCTATTCGTACGGCGCGAGTGAAATCATGGCTGAACAATGGGACAGGTTTACCGGGCTCATCCCGGAAAATGAGCGCGGTGATCTCGTAAAGGCCTATCATTCGCGTCTGATCAGCGATGACGAAGAAACGCGCCTGTCCGCCGCGCGCGAATGGTCGCTATGGGAAGGCACCGTTGCGACGCTTTTGCCAAGTGAGGGTCTGCTTGAAGAATTTGCCGATCCTTCGAAAGCTGTTCCTTTTGCGCGGATATGCGCGCGCTTTTTCCTCGAAGACTTTTTTCTGGAGGAAGGGCAATTGCTGCGTGATATTGCTTCGATCAAAGATATCTCAGGAATTATTGTTCAGGGCCGCCATGATATTTGCACTCCGCCCACTTCGGCTTGGGAGTTAAAGAAGGCGTGGCCAGAAGCGGAACTTTGGATTGTCGACGATGCGGGGCACAGCGCAAGCGAACCCGGCATTATCGATGGACTTGTGCGCGCCACAGACCAGTTTGCGGGAAAATCTTCATGA
- the trpD gene encoding anthranilate phosphoribosyltransferase has protein sequence MTVLPDVSSPLTETQAEDAFGTLLDGVPDEHEIERFLIDLSARGETSNEIAGAARALRARLIPIDAPADAIDVCGTGGDGHHTLNVSTAVSLVVAACGIPVAKHGNRAASSKAGAADTLEALGLDMDAAGETAEKTLAEIGICFLFAKNHHPAMGRIQPIRKKIGRRTIFNLMGPLSNPARVKSQLIGIARPAYVPIYAGAMAKLGTGRSLIVSGDEGLDELSLAGGNEVAVVTGNAFKMARIEPGDANLPHAPIEAIRGDDAVHNAAALKALLTGTPGPYRDAVLLNAAGALAVAQRGNDWPERVAIAAEALDSGKALQLLEKWIALAK, from the coding sequence ATGACAGTGCTGCCTGACGTTTCTAGCCCGCTGACTGAAACCCAGGCAGAAGATGCCTTTGGCACTCTATTGGACGGTGTGCCTGACGAACACGAAATCGAACGGTTTCTGATTGACCTGTCGGCGCGCGGCGAAACTTCCAATGAGATCGCCGGAGCCGCGCGTGCACTGCGTGCCCGGTTGATCCCGATTGACGCACCTGCCGATGCCATCGATGTTTGCGGCACCGGCGGGGACGGTCATCATACTTTGAATGTTTCCACCGCAGTCAGCCTTGTGGTTGCAGCCTGCGGTATTCCGGTTGCGAAACACGGGAACCGAGCCGCCTCTTCGAAAGCCGGTGCGGCCGATACTCTGGAAGCTCTCGGCCTGGATATGGATGCAGCCGGGGAAACTGCGGAAAAGACTTTGGCGGAAATTGGCATTTGCTTTCTCTTTGCAAAAAACCATCACCCTGCAATGGGCCGCATCCAACCCATCCGCAAAAAAATTGGCAGGCGCACAATCTTTAATTTGATGGGCCCCCTATCCAATCCGGCGCGCGTCAAAAGCCAGCTGATCGGAATTGCGCGCCCTGCCTATGTCCCGATTTATGCAGGGGCGATGGCAAAATTGGGCACCGGGCGATCATTGATCGTATCGGGAGACGAAGGCCTCGACGAGCTTAGTCTGGCAGGCGGCAACGAAGTCGCTGTGGTTACCGGCAACGCATTTAAAATGGCCCGCATTGAGCCGGGGGATGCCAATCTGCCGCATGCCCCGATCGAAGCCATTCGGGGCGATGACGCAGTCCACAATGCCGCAGCGTTAAAAGCCTTGTTGACCGGTACACCTGGTCCGTATCGTGATGCGGTGCTGCTTAACGCGGCCGGTGCCCTGGCTGTGGCACAGCGCGGAAACGATTGGCCGGAGCGGGTTGCCATCGCTGCCGAAGCTCTTGATAGCGGCAAGGCCTTACAACTACTCGAAAAATGGATCGCGCTGGCCAAGTAG
- a CDS encoding CTP synthase — MARYIFITGGVVSSLGKGLMAASLAALLQARGYKVRIRKFDPYLNVDPGTMSPYQHGEVYVTDDGAETDLDLGHYERFTGVSARQSDNITSGRVYRDIIAKERRGDYLGATVQVIPHVTDAIKAFALDDQDDLDFMLCEIGGTVGDIESLPFMEAIRQLRNELEPMQTLSVHVTLVPYIAAAGELKTKPTQHSVRELASLGIKPDVLLCRAEHPIPDSERQKIANFCNVRKEAVIPALDAPSIYSVPMQYHQVGLDAEVLRGFGITDAPAPDLTSWDDVTDRYFNPEGEVTIGVVGKYVGLPDAYKSLNEALVHGGLANRVKVNIKWIDAEVFEGEDESAIVAALEPMHGILVPGGFGERGSEGKIESVKFARTRRVPFFGICLGMQMACVESAREAGFDAASSTEFGETSEPVVGIITEWMSEEGIQEREEGGDLGGTMRLGAYEAKLSANSHISQIYGGAETISERHRHRYEVNARYIDPLERQGLVFSGLSPDGLLPEIVERPDHPWFVGVQFHPELKSRPFDPHPLFAGFIAAALKQSRLV; from the coding sequence ATGGCGCGGTACATTTTTATAACCGGCGGCGTGGTCTCCTCGCTCGGCAAAGGTCTCATGGCAGCGAGCCTCGCTGCCCTCCTTCAGGCGCGTGGCTACAAAGTCCGCATTCGGAAATTCGACCCCTATCTTAATGTCGATCCGGGCACGATGAGCCCGTATCAGCATGGCGAAGTTTATGTCACCGACGATGGAGCGGAGACAGATCTGGATCTTGGGCATTACGAACGCTTTACAGGCGTATCAGCGCGCCAAAGTGACAACATCACGTCCGGCCGCGTCTATCGGGATATCATCGCGAAAGAGCGTAGGGGTGATTATCTGGGCGCGACCGTTCAGGTAATCCCGCACGTAACCGATGCCATCAAAGCCTTTGCGCTGGATGATCAGGACGACCTCGATTTCATGCTCTGCGAAATCGGTGGAACAGTGGGCGATATTGAATCGCTTCCTTTTATGGAGGCCATCCGCCAGTTGCGAAATGAGCTGGAGCCGATGCAGACCCTGAGCGTGCACGTAACATTGGTGCCCTATATCGCGGCGGCAGGTGAGCTTAAAACCAAACCGACCCAGCATTCCGTGCGTGAACTCGCAAGCCTTGGAATTAAGCCGGATGTCTTGCTGTGCCGGGCCGAGCACCCGATTCCCGACAGTGAACGCCAGAAAATCGCGAATTTCTGTAATGTGCGGAAAGAGGCCGTAATCCCTGCACTTGATGCTCCGTCGATATATTCGGTACCGATGCAATATCATCAGGTTGGATTAGATGCAGAGGTCTTGCGCGGCTTTGGTATCACCGATGCCCCGGCCCCTGACCTTACATCATGGGATGATGTGACTGATCGATACTTCAACCCCGAAGGCGAAGTTACAATTGGGGTGGTGGGCAAGTATGTTGGTCTGCCTGATGCCTATAAGAGTTTGAACGAGGCGCTGGTCCATGGCGGGCTGGCAAATCGTGTGAAGGTCAACATCAAGTGGATTGATGCCGAAGTGTTCGAAGGCGAAGATGAAAGCGCGATAGTTGCCGCGCTCGAGCCGATGCACGGTATTCTGGTTCCCGGAGGTTTCGGCGAGCGGGGCAGCGAAGGAAAGATCGAAAGCGTCAAGTTCGCACGGACACGCCGCGTACCTTTCTTCGGCATCTGCCTGGGCATGCAGATGGCATGTGTGGAAAGCGCGCGCGAAGCCGGATTTGACGCAGCATCATCAACCGAATTCGGCGAAACAAGCGAACCTGTCGTGGGCATCATCACCGAGTGGATGAGCGAAGAGGGCATTCAGGAACGCGAAGAGGGCGGCGATTTGGGCGGGACGATGCGCTTGGGCGCGTATGAGGCCAAACTAAGCGCCAACAGCCATATTTCACAGATTTACGGCGGTGCTGAAACGATATCAGAACGCCATCGGCATCGTTATGAAGTGAACGCCCGCTATATTGATCCATTGGAGCGGCAAGGGCTGGTTTTCTCAGGCCTTTCGCCCGATGGGCTGCTGCCGGAAATTGTCGAACGGCCCGACCATCCCTGGTTCGTTGGTGTACAATTTCACCCTGAATTGAAATCGCGTCCGTTTGATCCGCATCCCCTTTTTGCAGGCTTCATCGCAGCCGCGCTTAAGCAATCTCGGCTGGTTTAG
- the grxC gene encoding glutaredoxin 3 — MTAPKIDIYTKFSCPFCVRAKRLLSSKGAEFNEFDISMGGPKRDEMLARAPDARTVPQIFIGDTYVGGSDELAAMDRAGKLDSLLAG, encoded by the coding sequence ATGACTGCACCAAAAATTGATATTTACACGAAATTCTCGTGCCCGTTCTGCGTGCGCGCAAAACGGCTGCTCTCTTCCAAGGGGGCTGAGTTTAACGAGTTCGATATTTCAATGGGCGGGCCCAAGCGCGATGAAATGCTTGCTCGTGCGCCTGATGCGCGAACAGTCCCGCAGATTTTTATCGGCGACACCTATGTTGGCGGGTCGGATGAACTTGCGGCAATGGACCGGGCGGGCAAGCTAGATTCTTTGCTCGCGGGTTGA
- a CDS encoding phosphodiester glycosidase family protein has translation MKIRILLTATLMIGACSEQPAGEPVVRTQLDGSEPAEIVAEPTPEAAPTQAAAQQSACSDKVFEGVSLTHCIADPAEHSVTTALAPSSGSNFGTIGAWAAGKNEGDIAFVVNGGMYGDDLRPIGYYVEGSDRLKELNRADGPGNFHLKPNGVFFGSGSTWRVLDTETFYRTIGDRPQFGTQSGPMLVIGGKLHPEFQDDGPSRALRNGVGIDADGKAHFVISNAPISFGKFGRFFRDELKTPNALFLDGNVSSLWDPANGRMDSRRVGPLLVVRDK, from the coding sequence GTGAAAATCAGAATTCTTCTAACCGCGACCCTGATGATCGGCGCCTGTTCAGAGCAACCCGCAGGCGAACCCGTTGTGCGTACACAGCTGGACGGCTCCGAGCCTGCCGAAATCGTTGCAGAACCGACCCCGGAAGCCGCGCCGACGCAGGCTGCCGCACAACAATCGGCTTGCTCGGACAAAGTTTTTGAGGGCGTTTCTCTTACGCACTGTATCGCCGATCCGGCAGAGCATAGTGTCACGACTGCCCTTGCCCCTTCATCAGGCAGCAATTTCGGAACGATCGGCGCCTGGGCCGCTGGCAAGAACGAAGGCGACATTGCTTTTGTCGTGAATGGCGGGATGTACGGCGATGATCTGCGTCCGATCGGGTATTATGTTGAAGGTTCGGACCGCCTGAAAGAGCTCAACCGGGCAGATGGACCGGGCAATTTTCATCTGAAGCCGAACGGTGTATTTTTCGGCAGCGGTAGCACATGGCGCGTTTTGGATACCGAAACATTTTACCGCACGATCGGGGATCGACCTCAGTTTGGCACCCAATCGGGACCGATGTTGGTGATTGGCGGCAAACTGCATCCAGAATTTCAGGATGACGGCCCTTCGCGTGCCTTGCGAAACGGGGTCGGCATCGACGCGGATGGCAAAGCCCATTTCGTGATTTCGAATGCGCCGATAAGTTTTGGCAAATTCGGCCGGTTCTTCCGCGATGAATTGAAAACGCCTAACGCATTGTTCCTCGATGGAAATGTCTCGTCGCTTTGGGATCCGGCAAACGGGCGAATGGACAGCCGCCGCGTCGGACCTTTGTTGGTGGTGAGGGATAAATAA